A part of Candidatus Omnitrophota bacterium genomic DNA contains:
- a CDS encoding GDP-L-fucose synthase, with translation MDKNSKIYVAGHTGLVGSSLVRNLKSKGYSNLIFRDFEELNLLRQAEVENFFEKEKPEYVFLAAARVGGILANSTYTAQFIYENLMIAANVIDSSYKYGVKKLLNLGSSCIYPKLAPQPLKEEYLLTSLLEPTNEAYAVAKIAAIKLCRYYNQQYGTNFISVMPTNLYGPGDNFNLETAHVLPMLLRKFHLAKMLSEGNYEAITADIKKYPLGSGRDERIKPDDKTSIDELLGEIGITKGYVKIWGTGKPYREFLYSDDLADACVFLMEKYDFKDIGEFVNIGCGEDRTIYGYAELIKDVVGFKGEILTDPSRPDGTPRKLLDVSRLTALGWKRRISMEDGLKRYYEHYTGS, from the coding sequence ATGGATAAAAACTCAAAAATTTATGTCGCCGGACATACCGGGCTTGTGGGTTCCTCTCTCGTTCGCAATTTGAAGAGTAAGGGCTACTCCAATCTTATATTTCGCGATTTTGAGGAGTTAAACCTCCTCAGACAGGCCGAGGTTGAGAATTTTTTTGAAAAGGAAAAACCCGAATATGTTTTTCTCGCCGCGGCGAGGGTCGGCGGTATCCTGGCAAACAGCACATACACGGCGCAATTCATTTATGAGAACTTAATGATTGCCGCGAATGTCATAGATTCGTCATACAAATACGGAGTAAAGAAATTGCTTAACCTGGGGTCGTCGTGCATTTATCCCAAATTAGCGCCGCAGCCCTTGAAAGAGGAGTATCTGCTGACGAGTCTTCTGGAGCCCACGAATGAGGCCTACGCCGTGGCAAAAATAGCCGCTATCAAGCTGTGCAGGTATTACAATCAGCAGTACGGCACTAATTTTATCTCGGTTATGCCCACGAATCTTTACGGTCCGGGAGATAATTTCAATCTGGAAACGGCGCATGTCCTTCCTATGCTTCTCAGAAAATTCCATCTCGCAAAGATGCTTTCTGAAGGGAATTACGAGGCTATAACAGCCGATATCAAAAAATATCCGCTCGGCAGCGGACGCGATGAGAGAATAAAGCCGGATGACAAAACGTCCATAGATGAGTTGCTGGGGGAGATCGGAATAACGAAGGGCTATGTGAAGATCTGGGGGACAGGGAAGCCCTACAGGGAATTCCTGTATTCCGACGATCTGGCGGATGCCTGTGTTTTTCTCATGGAAAAATACGATTTTAAGGATATAGGCGAATTCGTGAACATCGGCTGCGGCGAGGACAGAACGATATACGGGTACGCGGAACTTATAAAAGATGTCGTCGGCTTCAAGGGCGAGATCCTAACCGATCCCTCGAGGCCAGATGGCACGCCCCGCAAACTTCTGGATGTTTCAAGACTCACGGCGCTCGGCTGGAAGCGACGCATAAGCATGGAAGACGGCTTGAAACGATACTACGAACATTATACCGGCAGTTAG
- the gmd gene encoding GDP-mannose 4,6-dehydratase, which produces MLNKEKSACGGKKALITGITGQDGSYLAELLLSKGYEVHGIIRRASTFNTHRIDHIYVDPHTKGAKFFLHYGDLSDGEQITNVIYNIKPDEIYHLGAQSHVRVSFDIPEYTGNVTGLGTTRILEAIRKSGIKTKFYQASSSEMFGAAAPPQSENTAFKPQSPYAAAKLYSYWMVRNFREGYGLFASNGILFNHESPHRGETFVTHKITRAVVNIVAGRQEKIYLGNLAAKRDWGFAPEYVEAMWLMLQQEKADDFVIGTGESHSVKEFVEESFSYAGIELEWKGEGEKEKGIIKSSCQKLKPGRVIVEIDPKYFRPTEVDFLKADISKAKKILKWQPRVTFRELVKIMLDYDMKAAGMEPKGEGMAVCRKKGFDYTEHRISRVCRNER; this is translated from the coding sequence ATGTTGAACAAAGAGAAATCCGCCTGCGGCGGAAAAAAAGCATTGATCACAGGTATTACAGGCCAGGACGGTTCTTATCTTGCCGAACTTCTCCTGTCAAAAGGTTATGAGGTGCACGGCATCATAAGACGCGCGTCCACTTTCAACACGCATAGGATAGACCACATATATGTCGATCCCCACACCAAAGGGGCCAAGTTTTTTCTGCACTACGGTGATCTGTCGGACGGTGAGCAGATAACCAATGTCATATACAACATCAAACCGGATGAGATCTATCATCTCGGTGCGCAAAGCCATGTCAGGGTGAGTTTTGACATACCGGAATATACCGGAAATGTGACCGGCCTCGGCACCACGAGGATACTTGAGGCGATAAGAAAAAGCGGTATAAAAACAAAGTTTTATCAGGCCTCATCTTCGGAAATGTTCGGAGCGGCGGCCCCGCCTCAGAGCGAGAACACGGCTTTCAAGCCGCAGAGCCCCTATGCCGCGGCGAAGCTGTATTCATACTGGATGGTCAGGAATTTCAGGGAAGGTTACGGCCTTTTCGCGTCAAACGGCATTCTGTTCAATCACGAAAGCCCCCACAGGGGCGAGACTTTTGTGACCCACAAGATCACGCGCGCGGTCGTGAATATTGTCGCCGGAAGGCAGGAAAAAATTTATCTGGGCAATCTGGCGGCAAAAAGGGACTGGGGTTTCGCTCCCGAATATGTCGAGGCTATGTGGCTGATGCTCCAGCAGGAAAAGGCGGATGATTTTGTGATAGGCACGGGGGAGAGCCATTCCGTCAAAGAATTTGTTGAAGAGTCTTTTTCCTACGCGGGTATAGAGCTGGAGTGGAAAGGCGAAGGTGAAAAGGAAAAAGGCATTATAAAGAGCTCCTGCCAAAAATTGAAGCCGGGCCGGGTTATAGTGGAAATAGACCCTAAATATTTCAGGCCCACGGAAGTGGATTTCCTCAAGGCTGATATTTCAAAAGCAAAAAAGATTCTGAAATGGCAGCCCAGGGTGACATTCAGAGAGCTTGTTAAAATAATGCTTGATTATGATATGAAGGCCGCCGGTATGGAACCAAAGGGAGAAGGGATGGCTGTCTGCAGGAAAAAGGGCTTTGATTATACCGAGCACCGGATTTCCCGGGTTTGCAGAAATGAAAGATAG
- a CDS encoding glycosyltransferase family 4 protein produces MHENKLSPAKSAAGGKVCVHIVTTLELGGAQQNTLFTVANMSAFRGVLIAGREGMTEPGGIEVYRVGSLVREINPFKDIAAFFSLYSILRNLKPHIVHTHSSKAGILGRWAAFFARVPVIIHTFHGFGFNDRQKARVRKTYIWAEKMTAKVSTALFAVSKNNLEKAVSLGICPEDKISVVHSGIDMKAWEGRITRADAKKSFGIAKDVPVVGMAACFKEQKAPLDFIEAAARVKKLNPLTKFMIVGDGILREEIEKSIYRHRLGDDVILAGWRTDMEKVLPAFDVNVLTSLWEGLPRVSLEAGVCLIPQVLSDVDGVSEIIEDGVTGYLVEPHDIETFVERIDFLIKNPDQGRVLAHKLRKKLTGDFDIRAMVRLIEQKYSEILNQNI; encoded by the coding sequence ATGCATGAAAATAAGTTGAGCCCTGCGAAATCCGCCGCCGGCGGAAAAGTCTGCGTTCACATAGTCACGACCCTCGAGCTGGGCGGCGCGCAGCAGAACACGCTTTTCACCGTCGCGAACATGAGCGCTTTCCGCGGCGTTCTGATAGCCGGCCGCGAGGGCATGACAGAACCCGGGGGAATTGAGGTTTACCGGGTAGGCTCTCTTGTCAGGGAAATAAATCCATTTAAGGACATCGCCGCCTTTTTTTCGCTTTACAGCATCTTAAGGAATTTAAAACCTCATATAGTCCACACTCATTCATCCAAGGCGGGTATCCTCGGGCGCTGGGCGGCTTTTTTCGCGCGAGTTCCTGTTATCATCCACACCTTTCACGGCTTCGGTTTTAACGACAGGCAGAAAGCGCGCGTGAGAAAAACCTATATTTGGGCGGAAAAGATGACGGCTAAAGTATCCACCGCTCTTTTCGCCGTGTCAAAAAACAACCTTGAAAAAGCCGTTTCTCTGGGTATTTGCCCGGAGGATAAGATATCGGTGGTTCATTCGGGGATAGACATGAAGGCGTGGGAAGGCCGTATCACGCGCGCTGACGCGAAAAAAAGTTTCGGCATAGCGAAGGATGTTCCCGTCGTGGGAATGGCCGCCTGCTTTAAGGAGCAGAAGGCGCCGCTGGATTTCATAGAGGCCGCCGCGCGCGTTAAAAAGCTCAATCCCCTGACGAAATTCATGATTGTCGGTGACGGCATTCTCCGGGAGGAAATAGAGAAAAGTATTTACAGGCATCGTCTGGGCGATGATGTGATACTCGCCGGTTGGCGGACGGACATGGAAAAAGTCCTCCCCGCTTTTGACGTGAATGTCCTGACCTCGCTCTGGGAGGGCCTTCCGAGGGTGTCTCTTGAGGCCGGGGTCTGCCTGATACCGCAGGTGCTCAGCGATGTTGACGGCGTTTCCGAGATAATAGAAGACGGCGTCACGGGTTATCTTGTCGAGCCGCATGATATTGAAACATTCGTCGAGCGTATAGATTTTCTCATAAAAAACCCCGATCAGGGCAGGGTGCTCGCCCATAAACTCAGGAAAAAGCTCACGGGGGATTTTGACATAAGGGCAATGGTGCGCCTCATAGAGCAGAAATACAGCGAAATATTAAACCAGAATATTTGA